Proteins from a single region of Felis catus isolate Fca126 chromosome B4, F.catus_Fca126_mat1.0, whole genome shotgun sequence:
- the OTUD1 gene encoding OTU domain-containing protein 1 has translation MQLYSSVCTHYPAGGPGPTAAAPAPPAAAAAAAAAPFKVSLQPPGPASGEPEPETGECQPAAAAEPREAAAAPAAKMPAFSSCFEMVSGAAAPAAAAAGPPGGSCKPPLPPHYTSTAQITVRALGADRLLLHGPEPGAAAPAAQRGRCLLLAPAPAAPVPPRRGSSAWLLEELLRPDCPEPAGLDAAREGPDRNFRLSEHRQALAAAKHRGPAPPPGSPEPSPGPWGEEHPADRSLRGWERAGDRSDPPAADEARRPDPEAEAPPARGGEAAQSGGAEAVIVSRSDPRDEKLALYLAEVERQDKYLRQRNKYRFHIIPDGNCLYRAVSKTVYGDQSLHRELREQTVHYIADHLDHFSPLIEGDVGEFIIAAAQDGAWAGYPELLAMGQMLNVNIHLTTGGRLESPTVSTMIHYLGPEDSLRPSIWLSWLSNGHYDAVFDHSYPNPEYDSWCKQTQVQRKRDEELAKSMAISLSKMYIEQNACS, from the coding sequence ATGCAGCTCTACAGCAGCGTCTGCACCCACTACCCAGCCGGGGGACCGGGTCCCACGGCCGCAGCGCCCgctcctcccgccgccgccgccgccgccgccgccgcccccttCAAGGTCTCGCTGCAGCCCCCGGGCCCCGCCAGCGGCGAGCCAGAGCCCGAGACCGGTGAGTGCCAGCCTGCCGCGGCCGCCGAGCCCCGAGaagccgccgccgcccccgccgccaaGATGCCCGCCTTCTCCTCCTGCTTCGAGATGGTGTCCGgggccgccgcccccgccgcggccgccgccggcCCGCCCGGCGGGTCCTGCaagccgccgctgccgccgcacTACACGTCCACGGCGCAGATCACGGTGCGGGCCCTGGGCGCCGACCGGCTCCTGCTGCACGGGCCCGAGCCCGGCGCCGCGGCGCCCGCCGCCCAGCGCGGCCGCTGCCTCCTGCTGGCCCCGGCGCCCGCCGCCCCGGTCCCGCCGCGCCGGGGCTCCTCGGCCTGGCTGCTGGAGGAGCTGCTGAGGCCCGACTGCCCCGAGCCCGCGGGCCTGGACGCGGCCCGCGAGGGCCCCGACAGAAACTTCCGACTAAGCGAGCACCGCCAGGCCCTGGCCGCCGCCAAGCACCGAGGCCCCGCGCCGCCCCCGGGGAGCCCGGAGCCCAGCCCCGGCCCGTGGGGCGAGGAGCACCCGGCGGACAGGAGCCTCCGGGGCTGGGAGAGGGCGGGCGACCGCAGCGACCCTCCCGCCGCGGACGAGGCACGGCGGCCCGACCCGGAGGCCGAGGCGCCCCCGGCGCGGGGCGGCGAGGCCGCCCAGAGCGGCGGGGCCGAGGCGGTGATCGTCTCCAGGTCGGATCCCAGAGACGAGAAACTGGCCCTGTACCTGGCGGAGGTGGAGAGGCAGGACAAGTACCTGCGACAGAGGAATAAGTACCGTTTTCACATCATTCCCGACGGCAACTGCCTCTACCGGGCGGTCAGCAAGACGGTGTACGGGGACCAGAGCCTGCACCGAGAGCTGAGGGAACAGACGGTGCATTACATCGCCGATCACCTTGACCACTTTAGCCCCCTGATTGAGGGCGACGTGGGGGAGTTCATCATCGCTGCTGCTCAAGACGGGGCGTGGGCCGGGTACCCGGAGCTGCTGGCCATGGGGCAGATGCTGAATGTGAATATACATTTAACTACTGGAGGGAGGTTGGAGAGCCCCACGGTGTCTACCATGATTCACTATTTGGGCCCAGAGGATTCCCTAAGGCCTAGTAtttggctcagttggctcagtaATGGACATTATGATGCGGTGTTCGATCATTCCTATCCTAACCCAGAGTATGACAGTTGGTGCAAACAGACTCAAGTGCAGAGAAAACGCGATGAGGAACTTGCCAAATCCATGGCCATATCTCTGTCCAAAATGTATATTGAACAAAATGCATGCTCTTGA